The Flavobacterium jumunjinense genome includes a region encoding these proteins:
- a CDS encoding M28 family metallopeptidase, translated as MRFFLAIASFTIFSSCIAQKETTTSKKSTSIKELTFSTPESVSKTLSYLASDELEGRDTGSEGIEKASIFLENILKENSVNPYFKTYRDTLSNYNKTSYNIVGYIEGSDPKLKNEFVIIGAHYDHIGKISAVNGDDIGNGANDNASGSTAVTEVVKYFAKAKNNKRSLLFVFFSAEEKGLLGSKHLAQKLKKQNMDLYFMFNFEMIGVPMVRKDMLLYLTGFGKTNMAQTMNEYAGEKLIGYIPAETQYQLFRASDNYPFFTEFDVPAQTVSTFDFENFEFYHQPDDEFELMDPTHMANVVNKMIPVLEKMINSPTKEIQIKK; from the coding sequence ATGCGATTTTTCTTAGCAATTGCTTCATTTACCATTTTCTCTTCTTGTATTGCTCAAAAAGAAACAACAACATCTAAAAAAAGCACTTCAATTAAAGAGCTTACTTTTTCAACTCCAGAAAGTGTATCAAAAACATTATCTTACCTTGCTTCTGACGAATTAGAAGGAAGAGACACAGGTAGTGAAGGAATAGAAAAAGCAAGTATTTTTTTAGAAAACATATTAAAAGAAAACAGTGTAAATCCCTACTTTAAAACCTATAGAGACACACTTTCAAATTATAACAAAACTTCCTATAATATTGTTGGTTATATTGAAGGTTCTGATCCGAAATTAAAAAATGAATTTGTAATTATTGGAGCACATTACGATCATATTGGAAAAATAAGCGCTGTTAACGGAGATGATATTGGTAATGGTGCCAATGATAATGCATCTGGATCTACAGCTGTAACAGAAGTTGTGAAATATTTTGCCAAAGCCAAAAATAACAAAAGAAGTTTATTGTTTGTGTTTTTCTCTGCGGAAGAAAAAGGATTATTAGGTTCTAAACATTTAGCTCAAAAATTAAAAAAACAAAACATGGATTTATATTTCATGTTTAATTTCGAAATGATTGGTGTTCCAATGGTTAGGAAAGACATGTTACTCTATTTAACTGGCTTTGGAAAAACCAATATGGCACAAACCATGAATGAATATGCAGGCGAAAAACTAATTGGTTATATTCCAGCAGAAACACAATATCAATTATTTAGAGCTTCTGATAATTATCCGTTTTTTACTGAATTTGATGTTCCTGCACAAACTGTCTCTACTTTTGATTTTGAAAATTTTGAATTTTATCATCAACCAGATGATGAATTTGAATTAATGGATCCTACTCACATGGCAAATGTGGTAAACAAAATGATTCCTGTATTAGAAAAAATGATTAACTCACCAACAAAAGAGATTCAAATAAAAAAATAA
- a CDS encoding potassium channel family protein yields the protein MFFFRTVISFLQDDEYRDLLITTFMILLIGTLTYHYLEGWGIIDSLYFSVVTLTTIGYGDFTPKTDAGKLFTVLYIIVGIGMILSFINTIQHHYTYMKYREKKEILKTRNLKKIAEKKEHQQHLDSKNNNFKN from the coding sequence ATGTTTTTTTTTAGAACAGTCATCTCCTTTTTACAAGATGATGAATACAGAGATTTATTAATCACCACATTTATGATACTTTTAATTGGAACATTAACGTATCATTATTTAGAAGGGTGGGGAATTATTGACTCATTATACTTTTCTGTTGTTACATTGACAACCATAGGTTACGGTGATTTTACCCCAAAAACTGATGCAGGAAAACTTTTTACTGTTTTATATATAATTGTAGGTATTGGTATGATTCTTAGCTTCATAAACACTATCCAACATCATTATACCTATATGAAATATAGAGAAAAGAAAGAAATTTTAAAAACAAGAAACTTAAAAAAAATAGCTGAAAAGAAAGAGCATCAGCAACATTTAGATTCTAAAAACAATAATTTTAAAAACTAA
- a CDS encoding YihY/virulence factor BrkB family protein has protein sequence MSEAIEKRLNKIPIVKQLVAFAKKITFMSSEGLSLYDIVELYFLGIVKGAFSYRASAVAFSFFMALFPFALFILNLIPYIPIENFQNDFLFFVEKGVPPNTYEAIELILKDIMNTSYKSLLSSGFILSIFLMTNGVNAILGGFEMSEHITITRNFFKQYFVALAISLTLSLILIITVASIVIFEVLIQKIKSQGFISNDVYLIEWGRYLFVVLMILITTSILYKFGASETKNVPFISYGAVFTTLLIVLTSYIFGIYVEKFARYNELYGSIGTLLVLMFYIWINCMVLLLGFELNAAINKLKRKNLYI, from the coding sequence ATGTCAGAGGCGATAGAAAAGAGGTTGAATAAAATTCCAATAGTAAAACAATTAGTTGCTTTTGCTAAGAAAATTACATTCATGTCATCAGAAGGTTTAAGTCTGTATGATATTGTTGAATTGTATTTTTTAGGAATTGTAAAAGGTGCTTTTTCATATAGGGCAAGTGCAGTTGCATTTAGTTTTTTTATGGCATTATTTCCTTTTGCATTGTTTATTTTAAATTTAATTCCTTATATTCCAATTGAAAATTTTCAAAATGATTTCTTGTTTTTTGTAGAAAAAGGTGTGCCTCCAAATACATATGAAGCAATTGAACTCATTCTAAAAGACATCATGAATACGAGTTATAAAAGTCTCCTTTCATCAGGTTTTATTTTGTCTATTTTCTTGATGACAAATGGTGTTAATGCTATTTTAGGTGGTTTTGAAATGTCAGAGCATATTACAATAACTAGAAATTTTTTTAAACAATATTTCGTAGCTTTAGCAATTTCATTAACTTTATCTTTGATTTTAATTATAACTGTTGCCTCGATTGTTATTTTTGAAGTATTGATACAGAAGATTAAAAGTCAAGGATTTATAAGTAATGATGTCTATTTAATTGAATGGGGAAGGTATTTGTTCGTTGTTTTAATGATACTTATAACGACGTCAATTTTATATAAATTTGGTGCAAGTGAAACCAAAAATGTCCCATTTATAAGTTATGGAGCAGTTTTTACAACGCTTCTAATAGTGCTAACTTCTTATATATTTGGTATTTATGTGGAGAAATTTGCAAGATATAACGAATTGTATGGATCAATTGGCACGCTTCTTGTTTTAATGTTCTACATATGGATTAATTGTATGGTTCTTTTATTAGGATTCGAATTAAATGCTGCAATTAACAAATTGAAAAGAAAAAATTTATATATTTAA
- a CDS encoding VanW family protein, whose protein sequence is MKKWIPKIWKVRLKLGIRSLKDYKINFAKPSEGKINFAFKVGTTQEIKKGNYFENKVHNFKIAKERIEKVVVYPNQVFSFWKIIGNPTEKNKFKKGRNIVNGTISEEVGGGLCQISTLIYVTALKSNFEIIERYNHSVDIYSEEDRFTPLGSDATVVYGYKDLRIKNNKSFPICFSFKIDDKSIICTVGSEKQIIESELNFIRYENQVQKRIRVVTIIDNSEKYESNYAIQ, encoded by the coding sequence ATGAAGAAGTGGATTCCTAAAATATGGAAAGTCAGGCTAAAATTAGGAATTCGTTCTTTAAAAGATTATAAAATTAACTTTGCTAAACCATCAGAGGGAAAGATAAATTTTGCCTTTAAAGTTGGAACAACTCAAGAAATAAAAAAAGGTAATTATTTCGAAAACAAGGTGCATAATTTTAAGATAGCAAAAGAAAGAATAGAAAAGGTTGTAGTGTATCCAAATCAAGTTTTTTCTTTTTGGAAGATAATAGGAAATCCTACAGAAAAGAATAAATTTAAAAAAGGGAGAAATATTGTTAATGGGACAATATCAGAAGAAGTAGGAGGTGGTCTTTGTCAAATTTCAACTCTAATTTACGTTACAGCACTGAAATCAAACTTTGAAATTATTGAGCGGTATAATCATTCAGTAGATATTTATTCAGAGGAAGATCGGTTTACTCCATTAGGCTCTGATGCTACTGTTGTTTATGGATACAAAGATTTAAGAATAAAAAACAACAAATCTTTTCCAATTTGTTTTTCTTTCAAAATAGATGATAAAAGTATAATATGTACAGTTGGGAGTGAAAAACAAATAATCGAATCTGAACTTAATTTTATTAGATATGAAAATCAAGTTCAGAAACGAATAAGAGTGGTAACTATAATCGATAATTCTGAAAAATACGAATCTAATTATGCAATACAATAA
- a CDS encoding alpha/beta hydrolase, with protein MSKRQKVISSNSIPRSILFIASTLQIVSTTLTVKFAKKLFTKPIKYKVPKREFEMNMNSKQELIHISSINKKIMTYNYGKYSKKVLLVHGWSGRGTQLVKIADKMLELGYSTISFDAPAHGKSPGNSTLMLEFIESILTLEKLHGPFEYAIGHSLGSMSILNAIKNGLDVKKAVLIGSGDSVNDILLDFVSKLGLKPTIAIKMRESFEKDFDDSMESYSSYVAAKNIKTPTLLIHDKNDDDVPYTASENIHKNLENSSIFLTKKLGHRKILGDEKVINQIEKFLTN; from the coding sequence ATGTCAAAAAGACAAAAAGTAATATCAAGTAACTCAATACCAAGATCCATTTTATTCATAGCAAGTACGCTACAAATAGTTTCAACTACACTCACTGTAAAATTCGCAAAGAAGCTATTTACAAAACCTATAAAATACAAGGTGCCAAAAAGAGAATTTGAAATGAATATGAATTCTAAACAAGAATTGATTCACATATCTTCTATCAACAAAAAGATAATGACATATAATTATGGCAAGTATTCAAAAAAAGTACTACTTGTACATGGTTGGTCCGGAAGAGGTACACAATTAGTTAAAATAGCTGACAAAATGTTAGAATTAGGTTATTCTACAATAAGCTTTGACGCACCCGCTCACGGAAAATCGCCAGGCAACTCAACATTAATGCTTGAGTTCATTGAAAGTATATTAACATTAGAAAAATTACATGGACCTTTTGAATATGCAATTGGACATTCTCTAGGTAGCATGTCAATATTAAATGCAATTAAAAACGGCTTAGATGTAAAAAAAGCAGTATTAATTGGAAGTGGAGATAGCGTTAATGACATTCTATTAGATTTCGTTTCTAAACTAGGGTTAAAACCAACAATTGCAATAAAAATGAGAGAATCTTTTGAAAAGGATTTTGATGATTCCATGGAAAGTTATTCCTCTTATGTTGCTGCAAAAAACATAAAGACACCAACATTACTCATTCATGACAAAAACGATGATGATGTTCCCTATACAGCATCTGAAAATATTCATAAAAACTTAGAAAACAGCTCCATATTTTTAACAAAGAAACTGGGTCATAGAAAAATATTAGGTGATGAAAAGGTAATTAATCAGATTGAAAAATTTCTTACTAACTAA
- a CDS encoding glutathione peroxidase, whose protein sequence is MKKSIIACALVFFASQSFQAQSKKLNVENKKEMKMKESLYHFKVEDIEGNEFDFSTLKGKKVMIVNTASKCGLTPQYKELQALYEKYKDSDFVIVGFPANNFGAQEPGTESEIATFCERNYGVSFPMMSKISVKGDDMHVIYQYLTQKSKNGVEDSEVKWNFQKYLINENGILEKVIAPTTLPTDASIVNWIEGK, encoded by the coding sequence ATGAAAAAAAGTATTATTGCTTGTGCTTTAGTTTTTTTTGCGAGTCAGAGCTTTCAAGCGCAATCTAAAAAGTTAAACGTGGAGAATAAAAAGGAAATGAAAATGAAAGAAAGTTTATATCATTTTAAAGTGGAAGATATTGAAGGGAATGAGTTCGATTTCTCTACTTTGAAAGGGAAGAAGGTAATGATAGTGAATACGGCTTCTAAATGTGGATTAACACCACAATATAAAGAATTGCAAGCTTTGTATGAAAAGTATAAGGATAGTGATTTTGTAATTGTTGGCTTTCCTGCAAACAACTTTGGAGCACAAGAACCAGGTACAGAAAGCGAAATTGCAACTTTTTGTGAACGTAATTATGGTGTAAGTTTTCCTATGATGAGTAAGATTTCTGTAAAAGGTGACGATATGCATGTCATTTATCAATATCTAACTCAAAAGTCTAAAAACGGTGTTGAAGATAGTGAGGTAAAGTGGAATTTTCAAAAATATCTAATTAATGAAAATGGAATATTAGAAAAAGTAATAGCTCCAACAACTTTACCAACTGATGCTTCAATTGTTAATTGGATTGAAGGTAAATAA
- a CDS encoding chalcone isomerase family protein codes for MKKRIFTFLIVVMTTMTSLQAQKTVSGVKLDENITVEGKNLTLNGAGIREKFWIDLYVGSLYLPKKSSNASEIINSNDAAVIKLDIVSGMITSEKMISAVDEGFQNATGGKTDALKTKIDQFKSFFKDEFNKGDSFIIANVPGSGVVVYKNGTKKGTIDGADFKKALFGIWLSGKPADKDLKNSMLGK; via the coding sequence ATGAAAAAAAGAATTTTTACATTTTTAATTGTTGTAATGACAACAATGACATCTTTACAAGCTCAAAAAACAGTTTCAGGTGTTAAACTTGATGAAAATATAACTGTTGAAGGAAAGAATTTGACATTGAATGGTGCTGGAATTAGAGAGAAATTTTGGATCGATTTATATGTTGGTTCTCTATATCTTCCTAAAAAAAGCTCAAACGCAAGTGAAATTATAAATAGTAATGATGCTGCAGTAATTAAATTGGATATTGTTTCAGGAATGATTACTTCAGAAAAAATGATAAGTGCAGTTGATGAAGGATTTCAAAATGCTACAGGTGGAAAAACGGATGCTTTGAAAACTAAAATTGATCAATTTAAATCGTTTTTTAAAGATGAATTTAATAAAGGAGATTCATTTATAATTGCAAATGTTCCTGGATCTGGAGTTGTAGTATATAAAAATGGTACTAAAAAAGGAACAATTGATGGAGCTGACTTTAAAAAAGCTTTGTTTGGTATTTGGCTGTCTGGAAAACCTGCAGACAAAGATTTAAAAAATAGTATGTTAGGGAAGTAG
- a CDS encoding DUF2853 family protein encodes MSKRDELITKYAADLKDKCGITADMDLLTKVTIGCGPSIYNADSSTVSGTDPKELATVKNNFLIKKLGLNDGPELDSAIADVIEQYGKSNKHKYRAVFYYLLTKHFKKESVYNK; translated from the coding sequence ATGAGTAAAAGAGATGAATTAATTACAAAGTATGCTGCTGATTTAAAAGATAAATGTGGTATAACCGCAGATATGGATTTGTTAACGAAAGTAACAATTGGTTGTGGACCTTCAATTTATAATGCAGATTCTTCAACAGTTTCAGGAACAGATCCAAAAGAATTAGCTACTGTTAAAAATAATTTCTTAATTAAAAAGTTAGGATTAAACGATGGGCCAGAACTTGATAGTGCAATCGCAGATGTAATAGAGCAGTATGGGAAATCTAACAAGCATAAATATAGAGCAGTTTTTTATTATTTGTTAACAAAACATTTTAAAAAAGAGTCGGTATACAATAAATAA
- a CDS encoding SDR family NAD(P)-dependent oxidoreductase has translation MKNIIITGTSRGIGYELALQFANEGHNVLAISRKTPKSLIENPNITCLAINISDENQLEQVSNFVSTTWKKVDILINNAGSLLHKPFQEITSKEFQDIYKVNVFAVAELTKICIPYMSKGSHVITISSMGGIQGSMKFAGLAAYSSSKGAVITLSELLAEEYKEQGISFNVLALGAVNTEMLQEAFPGYEAPISATEMADYIYNFSLTGNKFYNGKVLQVSSTTP, from the coding sequence ATGAAAAACATAATCATAACTGGAACTTCTCGTGGAATTGGTTACGAATTAGCATTGCAGTTTGCAAATGAAGGTCATAATGTATTAGCTATTTCTAGAAAAACACCTAAAAGTTTAATTGAAAACCCAAATATTACTTGCTTAGCAATCAACATTTCAGATGAAAATCAACTAGAGCAAGTAAGTAATTTCGTTTCAACCACGTGGAAGAAGGTAGATATCTTAATTAATAATGCTGGTAGTCTTTTACACAAACCTTTCCAAGAAATTACATCTAAAGAATTTCAAGATATTTACAAAGTGAATGTTTTTGCTGTAGCCGAATTGACAAAAATATGCATTCCTTACATGAGCAAAGGAAGCCATGTAATCACGATTAGTTCAATGGGTGGTATTCAAGGAAGCATGAAATTTGCTGGTTTAGCCGCGTACAGTTCGAGCAAAGGTGCAGTTATAACACTTTCAGAATTATTAGCCGAAGAATACAAAGAACAAGGTATTTCTTTTAATGTTCTAGCGCTTGGTGCTGTTAACACAGAAATGCTTCAAGAAGCTTTTCCTGGTTATGAAGCACCAATTTCCGCTACAGAAATGGCTGATTATATTTATAATTTCTCATTAACAGGAAATAAATTCTATAACGGAAAAGTTTTGCAAGTTTCTTCAACTACTCCATAA
- a CDS encoding YHS domain-containing (seleno)protein produces MKHLFLFIHFITIIGFSQTTESRIKNFNLEKDLGIQGYDPVAYFTTNKAVKGKPEFQHNHNGIIYYFSSNNNKALFIKSPSKYEPQYGGWCAYAIGKTSEKVKINPTTFKIINNKLYLFYNAYLTNTLKLWNKNESILKANADINWNHLIKE; encoded by the coding sequence ATGAAGCATTTATTTTTATTCATACACTTTATTACAATTATTGGATTTTCTCAAACCACAGAGAGTAGAATTAAGAACTTCAATCTTGAAAAAGACTTAGGCATTCAAGGCTATGATCCCGTTGCCTATTTTACAACAAACAAAGCCGTTAAAGGAAAACCCGAATTTCAACACAATCATAACGGCATAATTTATTATTTCTCATCAAATAACAACAAGGCACTTTTCATAAAGTCTCCATCAAAATACGAACCTCAATATGGTGGTTGGTGTGCTTACGCAATTGGTAAAACTAGCGAAAAAGTAAAAATAAATCCAACTACTTTCAAAATCATTAATAACAAGCTTTATCTTTTTTACAATGCTTATTTAACCAATACATTAAAACTTTGGAACAAGAATGAATCGATACTTAAAGCAAATGCAGATATTAATTGGAATCACTTAATTAAAGAATAA
- the menD gene encoding 2-succinyl-5-enolpyruvyl-6-hydroxy-3-cyclohexene-1-carboxylic-acid synthase, whose product MKYPKIPLAQSLLTICKAKGLKHIVISPGSRNAPLTIGFVNDSFFECYSIVDERCAAFFALGIAQQIEEPVAVVCTSGSAVLNYYPAVAEAFYSRIPLVVISADRPHDKIDIGDGQTIRQENVFSNHILNSANLTEEASEKNDLSIQYALHLASVNHGPVHINIPFEEPLYEVVTDLSINPKLVDFCNEKENEFVLNQEFISRWNTSHKKLILVGESKPSRIEQSILNSLASDPNVIVMTEKTSNLHHETFVSNIDTIITPFDEEDFKFFQPDILLTFGGMVVSKRIKAFLRKYQPNEHWHVDNLRAYDTYGCLTKHFETDVASFLKLLISVKNEDFSNYKKRMLQIVAERKIKSDDYLGNIPFSDFKAFDLVVENLPKNSQLQISNSSAVRYLQLLKLDETIEVFCNRGTSGIDGSTSTAIGAACAINKPTVLITGDISFFYDSNALWNQYIPKNFKIILINNSGGGIFRILPGHKEERTFNQFFETSHNLTAIKLAEMFGFNYQNVKTSLELETQLKTFFTDNTKPNLLEITTPEKLNNKILLEYFKNLK is encoded by the coding sequence ATTAAATACCCAAAAATTCCATTAGCACAAAGCCTATTAACCATTTGTAAAGCTAAAGGATTAAAACATATTGTTATTTCTCCTGGATCTAGAAATGCACCATTAACGATTGGATTTGTTAATGATTCTTTCTTTGAATGTTATAGTATTGTTGATGAGAGATGTGCTGCTTTTTTTGCTTTAGGAATTGCACAACAAATAGAGGAGCCAGTTGCAGTTGTTTGTACTTCTGGTTCGGCTGTTTTAAACTATTATCCTGCTGTTGCCGAGGCGTTCTATAGTCGAATTCCTTTAGTTGTAATTAGTGCAGATAGGCCGCATGATAAAATTGATATTGGCGATGGACAAACTATTCGTCAAGAAAATGTCTTTTCAAACCATATTTTGAATAGCGCAAATTTAACTGAAGAAGCGTCAGAGAAAAATGATCTTTCAATTCAGTATGCGTTGCATTTAGCAAGTGTAAATCACGGGCCAGTTCATATAAATATTCCTTTCGAAGAACCTTTGTATGAGGTGGTTACGGATTTGTCAATAAATCCAAAATTGGTTGATTTTTGTAATGAAAAAGAAAATGAATTTGTTCTGAATCAAGAGTTTATTTCAAGATGGAATACTAGTCATAAAAAGTTAATTTTAGTAGGAGAAAGTAAACCAAGTAGAATTGAACAATCAATTTTAAATAGTTTGGCAAGCGACCCAAATGTTATTGTAATGACAGAGAAAACATCGAATCTTCATCATGAAACATTTGTTTCTAATATCGACACTATAATTACTCCTTTTGATGAAGAAGATTTTAAGTTTTTTCAACCTGATATTTTGTTAACCTTTGGAGGAATGGTCGTTTCGAAAAGAATTAAAGCTTTTTTGAGGAAATATCAACCAAATGAACATTGGCATGTTGATAACTTAAGAGCTTATGATACTTATGGATGTCTTACAAAACATTTTGAAACAGATGTAGCGTCATTTTTAAAATTATTAATTTCTGTAAAGAATGAAGATTTTAGTAATTATAAAAAGAGAATGCTTCAAATTGTAGCAGAAAGAAAGATTAAATCAGATGATTATTTAGGCAATATACCTTTTTCTGATTTTAAGGCATTTGATCTTGTTGTTGAAAATTTACCTAAGAATAGTCAATTGCAAATAAGTAATAGTTCTGCTGTTCGATATTTGCAGCTTTTAAAGTTAGATGAAACGATAGAGGTGTTTTGCAATAGAGGAACGAGTGGAATAGATGGTAGTACTTCAACAGCAATTGGAGCTGCTTGTGCAATTAATAAGCCAACTGTTTTAATTACGGGAGATATTAGCTTTTTTTATGATAGTAATGCGCTTTGGAATCAATACATACCTAAAAATTTCAAGATAATTTTGATAAATAATAGTGGAGGTGGTATTTTTAGGATTTTACCAGGTCATAAAGAAGAAAGAACATTTAATCAATTTTTTGAAACTTCGCATAATTTGACTGCAATTAAACTAGCAGAAATGTTTGGGTTTAATTATCAGAATGTTAAAACATCTTTAGAGTTAGAAACGCAATTGAAAACTTTTTTTACAGATAATACTAAACCGAATTTGTTAGAAATAACAACACCTGAGAAATTAAATAATAAAATTTTGCTAGAATATTTTAAAAATTTAAAATAA
- a CDS encoding chalcone isomerase family protein — MKKLYLLLTFLILQINMTTAQNKVSGVSVYETLSFDGNKLVLNGAGVKEKMWIDLYVASLYLPSKSTNADEIINSSEPAIIKINIVSSLVSTDKMIELMEEGFVNATNGNITSIKTKIDKFLTVFRDDLKEKDEFMIVFNPKIGITVFKNGVKKGTIEGMDFKKALFGVWLCIKPADEKLKRAMLDN, encoded by the coding sequence ATGAAAAAACTTTACCTACTATTAACATTTCTGATCTTACAAATAAACATGACAACCGCTCAAAATAAGGTGTCTGGTGTAAGTGTATATGAGACTCTTTCTTTTGATGGAAATAAACTTGTTTTAAACGGAGCAGGTGTTAAAGAAAAGATGTGGATTGATTTATATGTTGCCTCATTATATCTTCCAAGTAAAAGTACAAATGCTGATGAAATAATAAACAGTAGTGAACCAGCAATTATTAAGATAAATATCGTTTCTAGTTTAGTTTCTACAGATAAAATGATAGAATTAATGGAAGAAGGCTTTGTGAATGCAACAAATGGAAACATAACTTCAATAAAAACTAAAATTGATAAATTCCTAACGGTTTTTAGAGATGATCTTAAAGAAAAAGATGAGTTTATGATTGTCTTTAATCCTAAAATTGGTATTACAGTTTTTAAGAATGGTGTAAAAAAAGGTACAATTGAAGGAATGGATTTTAAGAAAGCATTATTCGGAGTTTGGTTGTGCATTAAGCCAGCTGACGAAAAATTAAAAAGAGCAATGTTAGACAACTAG
- the nadC gene encoding carboxylating nicotinate-nucleotide diphosphorylase has product MISEAQFQNELEIIIINALREDVGDGDHSSLACIPSDAMGKAKLLVKDDGVIAGVEFAKQVFAYVDASMHVETFINDGEKVKYGDVVFHVTGSSQSILKAERLVLNAMQRMSAIATKTRFFVDLLEGTSTKILDTRKTTPGLRAPEKWAVKIGGGENHRFALYDMIMLKDNHIDFAGGITKAINKTKNYLKETNRDLKIIVEARDMNEVKEILMSDGVYRILLDNFTFEMTREAVALIGSKCLTESSGNINEKTIRQYAECGVNYISSGALTHSVYNMDLSLKAL; this is encoded by the coding sequence ATGATTTCAGAAGCACAATTTCAAAACGAATTAGAGATAATAATAATTAATGCATTAAGAGAAGATGTCGGAGACGGAGATCATAGCTCTTTGGCTTGTATACCAAGTGATGCAATGGGGAAAGCTAAATTATTGGTAAAAGACGATGGGGTTATTGCTGGAGTTGAATTTGCGAAACAAGTTTTTGCTTATGTTGATGCCTCAATGCATGTTGAAACGTTTATCAATGACGGTGAAAAAGTAAAATACGGAGATGTAGTTTTTCATGTAACAGGAAGTTCTCAGTCTATTTTAAAAGCAGAACGTTTAGTCTTAAATGCAATGCAAAGAATGAGTGCTATTGCAACTAAAACTAGGTTTTTTGTTGATTTGTTAGAAGGGACATCAACAAAGATATTAGACACAAGAAAAACAACCCCAGGATTAAGAGCTCCTGAAAAGTGGGCTGTGAAAATTGGAGGAGGAGAAAATCATCGTTTTGCACTTTATGATATGATAATGTTGAAAGACAATCATATAGATTTTGCAGGAGGTATTACAAAAGCAATAAATAAGACCAAAAATTATTTAAAAGAAACCAATAGGGATTTAAAAATAATTGTTGAAGCAAGAGATATGAATGAAGTAAAAGAAATTCTGATGAGCGATGGTGTTTATAGAATTTTATTAGATAACTTTACTTTTGAAATGACAAGAGAAGCTGTTGCTTTAATAGGAAGTAAGTGTTTGACAGAATCTTCGGGGAATATAAATGAAAAAACAATTAGACAATATGCCGAATGTGGTGTGAATTATATATCATCAGGAGCATTGACCCATTCAGTTTATAATATGGATTTAAGCTTAAAAGCACTTTAA
- a CDS encoding GNAT family N-acetyltransferase, with translation MSIFIRPYTSSDCEAILDIINFNILNSTALYDYKARTLSQQIAIFEDKLEKNFPIIVAEQDNKVVGFGYYSEFRFREAYKFTVEHSVYVTHKEHGKGIGNLLLSELITLAKKQELHTMIAVIDSENQNSVKFHEKYGFETVGVIKESGYKFDKWLNSVIMQLFLKP, from the coding sequence ATGTCAATCTTCATTAGACCTTATACTTCTTCCGATTGTGAAGCCATTTTAGACATTATAAACTTCAATATACTAAATTCTACAGCTTTATACGATTACAAAGCGCGAACATTATCGCAACAAATAGCTATTTTTGAAGACAAATTAGAGAAAAATTTCCCTATAATTGTTGCTGAGCAAGACAATAAAGTTGTTGGTTTTGGATATTATAGTGAATTTCGTTTTAGAGAAGCATATAAATTCACTGTTGAGCATTCGGTATACGTTACACACAAAGAGCATGGAAAAGGCATTGGTAACCTTTTACTTTCCGAATTAATAACTTTAGCTAAAAAACAAGAACTTCACACTATGATAGCTGTAATTGATTCTGAAAACCAAAATAGCGTGAAGTTTCATGAAAAATATGGTTTTGAAACCGTTGGAGTAATTAAAGAATCTGGCTATAAGTTTGACAAATGGCTAAACTCTGTAATTATGCAATTATTTTTAAAACCTTAA